One stretch of Schlesneria sp. DSM 10557 DNA includes these proteins:
- a CDS encoding WbuC family cupin fold metalloprotein, which yields MSPPKNVIVADSDIYVVEPETLQRLRQLAADSPLKRSRICLHRTSDDPIQEMVIMFDRDTYVRVHRHLNKSESFHVVEGLLQVVFFDNQGAETRRISLGAPGTGRPCLYRLACDAWHTVLVESDWGVIHETTNGPFVPGDAEFAPWAPDGQDSAEATAFLESLRTGSPRQSGPAGAAGTNSADSGGAEWVADERPNSSLRSPTLTTIICNYNHGRSIARAIEAMLTQSRPADEFIIVDDGSTDDSLTIIRHWVQKYPQIRLLMNERNLGFHASFQRAITEATGDFVYSGAADDRILPGFFAGAMRLAELYPSTGIISGQFVSVDPLGQPRGTSGLKNIHQEVFLEPSRYLHEVLEVEPATHSLSAATLFRRIPLIEIGGCPPELESWGDTFAIQALGLRHGFCYWPFPAMEWTINPGSLSQETRSNPLKGMRILERAKQWMRSERFRNDFPEDYVERWSQDFLRCIVHEQLSPAIEGNQAFQKSCRRVAAIASLPVRVLLLCLCNVMRALYFVTFRVMRRAATRRLRQMYMAEEASKGV from the coding sequence GTGAGTCCTCCCAAAAACGTCATCGTGGCCGATTCGGACATCTATGTTGTCGAGCCAGAAACGCTCCAGCGACTTCGCCAGTTGGCTGCAGACTCACCCCTGAAACGCTCGCGAATCTGCCTTCATCGAACCAGCGATGACCCCATTCAGGAAATGGTCATCATGTTCGACCGCGACACCTACGTGCGAGTCCACCGACATCTTAACAAGAGCGAGTCATTTCACGTGGTAGAAGGTCTGTTGCAGGTCGTCTTTTTCGATAATCAGGGGGCGGAAACACGACGGATCTCACTGGGTGCTCCCGGCACGGGGCGTCCCTGCCTTTACCGACTGGCATGTGATGCGTGGCATACGGTTCTGGTCGAGTCCGACTGGGGAGTGATTCACGAAACCACGAACGGACCTTTTGTTCCTGGTGACGCCGAATTCGCACCCTGGGCTCCGGACGGGCAGGACTCGGCTGAAGCAACGGCATTTCTGGAAAGTCTTCGTACCGGTTCGCCCAGGCAGTCAGGTCCGGCAGGTGCTGCGGGTACGAATTCTGCCGATTCTGGTGGTGCTGAATGGGTCGCGGACGAGAGACCGAACAGTTCCCTTCGGTCGCCCACGCTGACGACCATTATCTGCAATTACAACCACGGTCGGTCAATCGCTCGCGCGATCGAAGCGATGCTGACTCAATCGCGTCCCGCCGATGAATTCATCATCGTCGACGACGGCTCGACAGATGACAGCCTGACCATCATCCGCCACTGGGTCCAGAAGTATCCTCAGATTCGCCTGCTGATGAACGAGCGCAACCTCGGATTTCATGCATCGTTTCAACGAGCTATCACGGAGGCAACAGGCGACTTTGTCTACAGTGGCGCCGCTGATGACCGGATTCTGCCCGGCTTTTTCGCTGGCGCGATGCGGCTCGCGGAACTGTACCCCTCAACGGGAATTATCAGTGGTCAGTTCGTCAGCGTCGATCCCCTGGGCCAACCTCGGGGAACTTCGGGACTGAAGAACATTCATCAGGAAGTCTTTCTGGAACCGTCACGCTACCTGCATGAAGTGCTTGAGGTGGAACCCGCTACCCATTCGCTCTCCGCAGCGACACTGTTCAGGCGCATTCCTCTGATTGAAATTGGTGGCTGCCCGCCGGAACTCGAGTCGTGGGGAGACACGTTCGCCATCCAGGCGCTGGGACTTCGCCATGGCTTCTGCTACTGGCCATTCCCCGCCATGGAATGGACGATCAATCCGGGAAGCTTGTCACAGGAGACTCGATCCAATCCTCTAAAAGGGATGAGGATTCTGGAACGAGCGAAACAGTGGATGCGATCGGAACGATTTCGAAATGACTTTCCCGAGGATTATGTCGAGCGATGGTCGCAAGATTTCCTCCGGTGCATCGTCCACGAACAGCTCAGTCCCGCCATCGAAGGGAATCAGGCGTTTCAAAAAAGCTGCCGCCGGGTCGCCGCCATAGCTTCACTGCCTGTGCGAGTTTTGCTGCTCTGTTTATGTAACGTGATGCGAGCCCTCTATTTCGTGACGTTTCGCGTCATGAGGCGCGCAGCAACTCGGCGACTACGGCAGATGTACATGGCGGAAGAAGCGTCGAAGGGCGTATGA
- a CDS encoding ABC transporter permease produces the protein MIESHVPASTVQKHRAGSDVPFLTLMSGFGGSYLVLVIAMLAADLAYTSPAHFSQALAKPEIRSAIRLTLISCTISALLSVWVATPLGYLLSRFQFRGRWIIDTLIDVPVVLPPLVIGLSLLILFHIPQEGGNLEQWFQERLGLRITYSQPAVVLAQFAVACAFAVQTMRITFDQIDPRAELVALTLGCRRSQAFFLVVLPQAWRGLIAAFTIAWARSLGEFGPILVFAGATRMRTEVLSTTVFLELSVGQLEAAVAVSLLMVVASVLVLGLVRWLGAGWR, from the coding sequence ATGATTGAGTCGCACGTTCCGGCGTCAACGGTTCAGAAACATCGGGCTGGTTCGGACGTCCCTTTCCTGACGTTGATGAGTGGTTTTGGCGGCAGCTATCTGGTGCTCGTCATTGCCATGCTGGCGGCCGACCTTGCGTATACCTCTCCAGCACACTTTTCGCAGGCTCTCGCCAAGCCCGAGATTCGTTCGGCGATTCGACTCACGCTGATCTCCTGCACGATTTCAGCGCTCCTTTCGGTCTGGGTGGCGACGCCGCTGGGGTATCTGCTGTCGCGTTTTCAGTTTCGCGGCCGCTGGATCATCGACACCTTGATCGATGTACCGGTCGTGCTACCCCCGCTGGTCATAGGACTGAGCCTGTTAATTCTGTTCCACATCCCACAGGAGGGGGGAAATCTGGAGCAATGGTTTCAGGAACGACTGGGACTCAGGATCACTTACTCGCAGCCGGCTGTTGTACTGGCTCAGTTCGCCGTGGCGTGTGCATTTGCGGTGCAGACGATGCGAATCACGTTCGACCAGATTGACCCCCGTGCTGAACTCGTGGCTCTGACCTTAGGGTGTCGTCGGAGTCAGGCTTTTTTTCTCGTGGTGCTACCGCAAGCGTGGAGAGGCCTGATCGCTGCATTCACGATTGCCTGGGCTCGGTCGCTGGGAGAATTTGGACCCATCCTCGTCTTTGCCGGCGCGACACGCATGCGGACAGAAGTCTTGTCGACAACAGTCTTCCTCGAACTGAGCGTCGGTCAGCTTGAGGCGGCGGTCGCAGTCTCGCTGCTGATGGTCGTCGCGTCCGTTCTAGTCTTGGGGCTTGTCCGCTGGCTTGGTGCGGGGTGGCGATGA
- a CDS encoding ABC transporter ATP-binding protein, with the protein MIELIDVTIRSGPFQLSHVNLTVESGRYGILMGGTGQGKTTLLEAICGLRQVTAGKVVICGDEMTKWKSANRGIGYVPQDLALFPTMTVREHLEFALRIRRMDPVTIRQRVHDLSEVLGIKGLLDRRTQHLSGGEGQRVALGRALAFQPQVLLLDEPLNALDEQTRNRLCDLLRSLQRERQLTVLHITHSRAEAVALADQLFVMEANQITERPLSNLTGPGPVAADRPEGGSQ; encoded by the coding sequence ATGATCGAACTGATCGATGTCACAATCCGCTCAGGACCGTTTCAACTGAGCCACGTCAACCTGACTGTGGAGAGTGGACGTTACGGAATCCTCATGGGGGGAACCGGCCAGGGGAAAACAACACTGCTGGAAGCGATCTGTGGGCTCAGACAGGTGACCGCCGGCAAGGTGGTGATCTGCGGTGACGAGATGACGAAGTGGAAGTCAGCCAATCGCGGGATTGGCTATGTTCCTCAGGATCTGGCGTTGTTTCCGACGATGACTGTCCGGGAACATCTGGAGTTTGCCCTGCGGATTCGCCGAATGGATCCTGTGACCATTCGCCAACGCGTACACGATTTGTCGGAGGTACTGGGAATCAAAGGTCTACTTGATCGACGTACGCAGCATCTGAGTGGCGGCGAAGGTCAGCGGGTGGCGCTTGGACGTGCTCTCGCGTTTCAGCCTCAGGTGCTGCTGCTCGATGAACCGCTGAACGCACTAGATGAACAGACACGTAACCGACTCTGCGACTTGCTCCGATCTCTACAGCGCGAACGTCAGTTGACCGTGCTGCACATTACGCACAGCCGGGCGGAAGCGGTCGCTCTCGCCGATCAATTGTTCGTGATGGAAGCGAACCAGATTACCGAACGGCCCTTATCGAATCTGACGGGGCCAGGACCGGTCGCAGCCGATCGTCCCGAAGGAGGATCGCAATGA
- a CDS encoding substrate-binding domain-containing protein, which yields MKPFAVLAASVALLGLLVLSLLERPQQTRESDDSAAGKQPLMVYCAASNKSVMEAIRKDYESEFGRAVEVQYGPSQTLLASLSVSKTGDLFLPADVSFLELAKEQQLVSSESPLAEMQAVAAVSKGNPKGIQSLDDLLRDEVRIAQGNPEGTAIGKLTREILIESNRWDELNKQTTVFKTTIHEVASDVKIGAVDAGIVFDAVLHDYDTLEAVTIPELTAVRSRIGIAVLNSSSQPQQAAHFVRYMSARDKGQLRYREFGFQVADGDLWNEQPELTLYAGSMLRPAIEETIAAFEKHEGVRVTRVYNGCGILVAQMKAGQVPDAYFACDVEFMNQVKELFPTSEAVSQNELVILVQKGNPHGIKSLKDLAKSRLRVGIGHEKQCAMGWITQRTFAESGLQSELMKNVVVQTPTGDMLVNQMRTRSLDAAVAYLSNAAGSADFLDAIRIEGIPCSIATQPYGVARESTQRQLSERLLQAIRAESSKQKFANEGFRWLNQGQATND from the coding sequence TTGAAGCCGTTCGCCGTGTTGGCTGCATCCGTGGCCCTGCTGGGATTGCTCGTCTTGAGTCTGCTGGAACGGCCACAGCAAACTCGGGAGAGTGATGATTCGGCTGCTGGCAAACAACCTCTGATGGTGTACTGCGCGGCCAGCAACAAAAGCGTGATGGAGGCCATTCGCAAGGACTACGAAAGTGAGTTTGGCAGGGCGGTCGAAGTTCAATACGGCCCCTCTCAAACGCTGCTCGCTTCGCTCAGTGTCTCGAAGACCGGCGACCTTTTTCTGCCGGCTGATGTGAGCTTTCTTGAACTGGCGAAAGAACAGCAGCTTGTCTCCAGCGAGTCACCTCTGGCAGAGATGCAAGCCGTCGCCGCGGTCTCCAAGGGAAATCCCAAAGGAATCCAGAGTCTCGACGATCTGTTACGCGACGAAGTTCGAATCGCTCAAGGTAACCCCGAAGGGACTGCGATTGGCAAGTTGACCAGAGAGATTCTTATCGAATCCAACCGCTGGGACGAACTCAACAAGCAAACAACCGTTTTCAAAACGACCATTCATGAAGTGGCCAGCGACGTGAAGATCGGCGCTGTCGATGCGGGAATCGTCTTCGACGCTGTTCTGCATGACTATGACACGCTGGAAGCGGTCACGATTCCGGAACTGACGGCCGTTCGATCGCGCATTGGAATTGCCGTTTTGAATTCCAGTTCCCAGCCTCAGCAGGCGGCTCATTTTGTTCGGTACATGAGTGCACGGGACAAGGGCCAGCTTCGTTATCGTGAGTTCGGGTTTCAGGTGGCCGATGGCGATTTGTGGAATGAGCAGCCTGAACTGACCCTCTATGCGGGGTCCATGCTGCGACCTGCGATTGAGGAAACAATCGCGGCATTTGAGAAGCACGAAGGGGTCCGTGTGACCCGGGTCTACAACGGCTGCGGAATCCTCGTGGCACAGATGAAAGCCGGGCAGGTTCCCGATGCCTATTTTGCCTGTGACGTGGAGTTCATGAATCAGGTGAAGGAGCTGTTTCCCACTTCAGAAGCGGTCTCACAAAACGAACTGGTGATTCTCGTGCAGAAAGGGAATCCCCACGGGATCAAGTCGCTGAAAGACCTGGCCAAGTCCAGATTGCGAGTGGGAATCGGCCATGAAAAGCAGTGTGCCATGGGTTGGATTACACAACGGACGTTTGCAGAAAGTGGTTTGCAGTCGGAACTGATGAAGAATGTCGTCGTCCAGACCCCGACGGGGGACATGCTGGTTAATCAGATGCGAACGAGGTCTCTCGACGCCGCCGTGGCCTACTTGAGTAACGCGGCCGGATCGGCCGATTTTCTGGACGCGATTCGAATCGAGGGGATTCCCTGCTCGATCGCCACGCAGCCTTATGGAGTTGCCAGGGAATCAACACAACGACAGCTCAGCGAACGTCTCCTTCAGGCCATTCGCGCCGAATCATCGAAGCAGAAGTTCGCCAACGAAGGATTCCGCTGGTTGAATCAGGGGCAGGCGACGAATGATTGA
- a CDS encoding dihydrofolate reductase family protein, giving the protein MKTQYYTATSLDGFIATEDDSLDWLFSLGDINDSSYPEFIAQVGALAMGAHTYEWMLRHADKVIEEVGSAWPYEQPTWIFTRRKLPLIEGADLRFVSGDVAAIHSQMRAAAGGKNIWIVGGGDLAGQFYDAGLLDELILQVGSVTLGQGKPLFPRRILNPVLRLTSVQQKQNEMVELRYDIRHPGSQNGD; this is encoded by the coding sequence ATGAAAACGCAGTACTATACCGCGACGAGTCTGGATGGTTTCATTGCAACAGAGGATGACTCGCTGGACTGGTTGTTCTCACTGGGCGACATCAACGATTCGAGCTATCCCGAGTTCATCGCGCAGGTCGGTGCGCTGGCGATGGGGGCTCATACCTATGAATGGATGCTGCGGCATGCAGACAAGGTGATCGAGGAAGTCGGATCGGCCTGGCCGTATGAGCAGCCGACGTGGATCTTCACACGACGAAAACTTCCGCTGATCGAAGGAGCCGATCTCCGCTTTGTCAGTGGGGACGTCGCCGCTATCCATTCCCAGATGCGGGCGGCGGCCGGGGGCAAGAATATCTGGATTGTGGGCGGGGGAGACCTGGCGGGTCAGTTCTATGACGCCGGGTTGCTCGATGAGTTGATCTTACAGGTGGGGTCTGTGACGCTGGGCCAGGGGAAGCCACTCTTTCCTCGCAGAATACTGAACCCCGTCCTCAGGCTGACTTCTGTCCAGCAGAAACAAAATGAGATGGTTGAGCTGCGATATGACATCCGGCATCCCGGGAGTCAGAACGGCGACTGA
- a CDS encoding carbon-nitrogen hydrolase family protein has protein sequence MFSRCVAVAQTTPVKGDVAANVEEHLSLAKLAVDEGADIALFPELSLTGYELALGESLAFEENDARLAALVDLAERSGTRLVVGAPIRIEQKLYVGAFIILPDRSIEIYTKHRLGTFPSSSVCDSLTGEIPPPEPNHFQAGDRNPLIPFNETVAAIAICADIGRPEHPQRAAERQANLYLASMFVIPSDFAGDTAKLARYAEQYQMTVALANYGGPSGGLTSAGRSGIWSPTGKLLVQLEEAGSGVAVVRESPDKLHVRAIMRK, from the coding sequence ATGTTTTCACGCTGCGTTGCTGTTGCGCAAACGACTCCTGTAAAGGGGGATGTGGCCGCGAATGTCGAGGAACATCTGTCACTGGCAAAATTGGCCGTCGATGAAGGGGCGGATATTGCCCTGTTCCCCGAATTGTCGCTAACCGGATATGAGCTCGCTCTGGGAGAGTCACTGGCGTTCGAAGAGAACGATGCGCGGTTGGCAGCATTGGTGGATCTGGCAGAGCGATCGGGAACGCGGCTGGTAGTGGGCGCTCCGATCAGAATTGAGCAGAAGCTTTACGTGGGAGCTTTCATCATACTCCCTGATCGTTCCATCGAGATCTACACGAAGCATCGGCTGGGGACGTTTCCCTCCAGTTCGGTCTGCGACAGTTTGACGGGCGAAATTCCGCCACCCGAGCCGAATCATTTTCAAGCGGGCGACCGGAATCCCTTGATTCCGTTCAACGAGACCGTCGCAGCCATCGCGATCTGCGCTGACATTGGACGGCCTGAACATCCCCAACGGGCGGCAGAGCGGCAGGCCAATCTGTATCTGGCGAGCATGTTTGTCATTCCTTCCGACTTCGCGGGGGATACCGCAAAGCTGGCTCGGTATGCGGAGCAGTATCAAATGACGGTCGCACTGGCAAACTATGGTGGACCATCGGGTGGTTTGACATCGGCGGGTCGCAGTGGCATCTGGTCTCCCACTGGAAAACTGCTGGTCCAGTTGGAGGAAGCTGGCTCTGGCGTTGCCGTTGTCCGTGAATCCCCCGACAAGCTGCATGTCCGGGCGATCATGCGGAAGTAA
- a CDS encoding transposase has product MPESVSRRWYADRKLWLQRHHIDLSKPGWKEELLRLPNEVRNNFVQTFSERWHTQLDHCHGACVLSDPAMSLIVVESLMKFDGDRYELTDFVVMPNHVHLIAAFATEDSMLAQCTSWKHYTAHQINSKLGQSGPFWQQDGFDHLIRSEDQFQKFRKYISCNGPKANLPPNKFRHYSKELGRDESKTK; this is encoded by the coding sequence ATGCCAGAGAGCGTGAGCCGGCGTTGGTATGCGGACCGGAAACTCTGGCTCCAGCGACATCACATCGATCTCTCCAAACCGGGCTGGAAGGAAGAACTTCTGAGATTACCCAACGAAGTGCGAAACAACTTTGTGCAAACCTTCTCTGAGAGATGGCATACCCAACTCGACCACTGTCATGGCGCGTGCGTACTGAGCGACCCCGCCATGTCCCTGATCGTGGTAGAAAGTCTGATGAAATTTGACGGAGATCGGTATGAACTCACGGATTTTGTCGTCATGCCGAACCACGTACATCTGATCGCAGCCTTCGCAACTGAAGATTCCATGCTCGCACAGTGCACATCATGGAAGCACTATACTGCTCATCAAATCAATTCGAAGCTCGGCCAATCCGGTCCATTCTGGCAACAAGACGGTTTCGATCACCTGATTCGATCTGAAGACCAGTTTCAAAAGTTCCGGAAGTACATCTCGTGCAACGGGCCAAAAGCAAATCTGCCTCCGAACAAGTTTCGCCATTACTCGAAGGAATTGGGACGAGATGAGTCGAAAACAAAGTAG
- a CDS encoding PleD family two-component system response regulator yields MSHRRRSILIAESNRAMSQSLRNHLEGAGYSVFVAYDGEQAAILAARQRFDLIIADLELPAMTGAEFCRHVREDLRLTDIPIVVCCPEVMQSEADRLVFAHKVPRVFSKPLDPAAVVQFTNETVRNHASAV; encoded by the coding sequence ATGTCGCACCGACGCCGTTCGATCCTGATTGCAGAGAGCAATCGGGCCATGTCTCAATCTTTAAGAAATCATCTTGAGGGGGCTGGATACTCTGTCTTTGTTGCATATGACGGCGAACAGGCAGCTATTCTCGCCGCACGTCAGCGATTTGATCTGATCATCGCTGACCTGGAACTACCTGCCATGACCGGCGCCGAATTCTGTCGGCACGTACGGGAAGACTTGCGATTAACGGATATTCCCATCGTCGTGTGCTGCCCTGAGGTCATGCAGAGCGAAGCGGATCGTCTGGTCTTCGCCCACAAGGTCCCTCGAGTCTTCTCGAAACCTCTCGACCCCGCTGCGGTCGTGCAATTCACCAACGAAACCGTGAGAAACCACGCATCTGCGGTCTGA